Proteins encoded within one genomic window of Pongo pygmaeus isolate AG05252 chromosome 4, NHGRI_mPonPyg2-v2.0_pri, whole genome shotgun sequence:
- the F12 gene encoding coagulation factor XII, with protein MRALLLLGFLLVSLESTVSIPPWKAPKEHKHKAEEHTVVLTVTGEPCHFPFQYHRQLYHKCTHKGRPGPQPWCATTPNFDKDQRWGYCLEPKKVKDHCSKHSPCQKGGTCVNTPSGPHCLCPQHLTGNHCQKEKCFEPQLLRFFHENEIWYRSEQAAVARCQCKGPDAHCQRLASQACRTNPCLHGGRCLEVEGHPLCHCPVGYTGPFCDVDTKASCYDGRGLSYRGLARTTLSGAPCQPWASEATYRNVTAEQARHWGLGGHAFCRNPDNDIRPWCFVLNGDRLSWEYCDLAQCQTPTQAASPTPVSPRLHVLLTPPQPAAPKPQPTTRTPPQSQTPGALPAKREQPPSLTRNGPLSCGQRLRKSLSSMTRVVGGLVALRGAHPYIAALYWGHSFCAGSLIAPCWVLTAAHCLQDRPAPEDLTVVLGQERHNHSCEQCQTLAVRSYRLHEAFSPVSYQHDLALLRLQEDADGSCALLSPYVQPVCLPSGAARPSETALCQVAGWGHQFEGAEEYASFLQEAQVPFLPLERCSAPDVHGASILPGMLCAGFLEGGTDACQGDSGGPLVCEDQAAERRLTLQGIISWGSGCGDRNKPGVYTDVAYYLAWIREHTVS; from the exons atgagggctctgctgcTCCTGGGGTTCCTGCTGGTGAGCTTGGAGTCAACAGTTTCG ATTCCACCTTGGAAAGCCCCCAAGGAGCATAAGCACAAAGCTGAAGAGCACACAGTCG TTCTCACTGTCACCGGGGAGCCCTGCCACTTCCCCTTCCAGTACCACCGGCAGCTGTACCACAAATGTACCCACAAGGGCCGGCCAGGCCCTCAGCCCTG GTGTGCTACCACCCCCAACTTTGACAAGGACCAGCGATGGGGATACTGTTTGGAGCCCAAAAAAGTGAAAG ACCACTGCAGCAAACACAGCCCCTGCCAGAAAGGAGGGACCTGTGTGAACACACCGAGTGGCCCCCACTGTCTCTGTCCACAGCACCTCACTGGAAACCACTGCCAGAAAG AGAAGTGCTTTGAGCCTCAGCTTCTCCGGTTTTTCCACGAGAATGAGATATGGTATAGATCTGAGCAAGCAGCTGTGGCAAGATGCCAGTGCAAGGGTCCTGATGCCCACTGCCAGCGGCTGGCCAGCCAGG CCTGCCGCACCAACCCGTGCCTCCATGGGGGTCGCTGCCTAGAGGTGGAGGGCCACCCCCTGTGCCACTGCCCGGTGGGCTACACTGGACCCTTCTGCGACGTGG ACACCAAGGCGAGCTGCTATGATGGCCGCGGGCTCAGCTACCGCGGCCTGGCCAGGACCACGCTCTCGGGTGCGCCCTGTCAGCCGTGGGCCTCGGAGGCCACCTACCGGAACGTGACTGCCGAGCAAGCGCGGCACTGGGGACTGGGCGGCCACGCCTTCTGCCG GAACCCGGACAACGACATCCGCCCGTGGTGCTTCGTGCTGAACGGCGACCGGCTGAGCTGGGAGTACTGCGACCTGGCACAGTGCCAGACCCCAACCCAGGCGGCGTCTCCGACCCCGGTGTCCCCTAGGCTTCATGTCCTACTCACGCCCCCGCAGCCGGCAGCGCCGAAGCCTCAGCCCACGACCCGGACCCCGCCTCAGTCCCAGACCCCGGGAG CCTTGCCGGCGAAGCGGGAGCAGCCGCCTTCCCTGACCAGGAACGGCCCACTGAGCTGCGGGCAGCGGCTCCGCAAGAGTCTGTCTTCGATGACCCGCGTCGTTGGCGGGCTGGTGGCGCTGCGCGGTGCGCACCCCTACATCGCCGCGCTGTACTGGGGCCACAGTTTCTGCGCCGGCAGCCTCATCGCCCCCTGCTGGGTGCTGACGGCCGCTCACTGCCTGCAGGACCG GCCCGCACCCGAGGATCTGACGGTGGTGCTCGGCCAGGAACGCCATAACCACAGCTGTGAGCAGTGCCAGACGTTGGCCGTGCGCTCCTACCGCTTGCACGAGGCCTTCTCGCCCGTCAGCTACCAGCACGACCTGG CTCTGTTGCGCCTTCAGGAGGATGCGGACGGCAGCTGCGCGCTCCTGTCGCCTTACGTTCAGCCGGTGTGCCTGCCAAGCGGCGCCGCGCGACCCTCTGAGACCGCGCTCTGCCAGGTGGCCGGCTGGGGCCACCAGTTCGAGG GGGCGGAGGAATATGCCAGCTTCCTGCAGGAGGCGCAGGTACCCTTCCTCCCCCTGGAGCGCTGCTCAGCCCCGGACGTGCACGGAGCCTCCATCCTCCCCGGCATGCTCTGCGCAGGGTTCCTTGAGGGCGGCACCGATGCGTGCCAG GGTGATTCCGGAGGCCCGCTGGTATGTGAGGACCAAGCCGCAGAGCGCCGGCTCACCCTGCAAGGCATCATCAGCTGGGGATCGGGCTGTGGTGACCGCAACAAGCCAGGCGTCTACACCGATGTGGCCTACTACCTGGCCTGGATCCGGGAGCACACCGTTTCCTGA
- the PFN3 gene encoding profilin-3, which produces MRHSAAGLPRVAPLYCPERREAAGLTRSAMGDWKVYISAVLRDQRIDDVAIVGHADNSCVWASRPGGLLAAISPQEVGVLTGPDRRTFLQAGLTVGGRRCCVIRDHLLAEGDGVLDARTKGLDARAVCVGRAPRALLVLMGRRGVHGGILNRKVHELIRGLRMQGA; this is translated from the coding sequence ATGCGTCACAGCGCCGCAGGCCTTCCTCGCGTGGCGCCCTTATATTGCCCCGAGAGGCGCGAGGCGGCTGGGCTCACTCGGAGCGCGATGGGCGACTGGAAGGTCTACATCAGTGCGGTGCTGCGGGACCAGCGCATTGACGACGTGGCCATCGTGGGCCATGCGGACAACAGCTGCGTGTGGGCTTCGCGGCCCGGGGGCCTGCTGGCGGCCATCTCGCCGCAGGAGGTGGGCGTGCTTACGGGGCCGGACAGGCGCACCTTCCTGCAGGCGGGCCTGACCGTGGGGGGCCGCCGCTGCTGCGTCATCCGCGACCACCTGCTGGCCGAGGGCGACGGCGTGCTGGACGCACGCACCAAGGGGCTGGACGCGCGCGCCGTGTGCGTGGGCCGTGCGCCGCGCGCGCTCCTGGTGCTCATGGGCCGACGCGGCGTCCATGGGGGCATCCTCAACAGGAAGGTGCACGAACTGATACGCGGGCTGCGCATGCAGGGCGCCTAG